CGGGAATTATCGGATCGGCAGCGCTATATCCTTAAAAGCCTGGTTGAGCGGGAAGGGACGCCGCGTGGTGCCGCGATCTTTGCACTGGGTTATCACGTAGGGGCGCGGATCAGCGATGTAGCGCACTTACGACTGGATGAAGTCTACAATCGCGTCCGCACGACCGAACTCAACCTGGGCTATAAAAATGAGAAAAAGCGATTGGTGCCTATTTCATCGCAGGCACGTAATGCCCTGCAGTTTTATATATACCGGCAAGAGCCTGGCTGCCGCTCTCAAAGCAAATTTGCGGAAACGAGTCCCTTTGTTTTTGTCTCGCAGCGTGCTGAGCAGATGACCGAGGCGGGGATTCATCACTGGTTTACTACCCTGAAACGAAGCGCCCCAGTAGACTGGTACCATGAAATCGAAGATGTGACTTTTCATGATCTGCGGCATGACTTCGCCCATCGCATGCGTAACGATAAAGGATGGAGCCTGGAGGAACTGGCCTACTATCTGGGCCATACGACCAAAAGCGGAAACCTATCGATTCAAACGACGGTCCGCTACACCATGCCGACACAGGAAGCTTTCCGGAAGAGAATGGATCAATTGGATTAATATTAAAATTACGAACAATATGGGAGGACAACATGCCGGAAGAAGATGTTATTTTAGACAGAATGCATGAAGTGTTTAATGAAGATTTAGGGGAGCATCAGTTGATCAATGAAAACTTCGATAACTTGTACCACTATACATCTATACAAGGATTGGAAGGTATTGTAACATATGGATGTTTCTGGGTGACACATGTGAAATTCATGAATGATTCGTCCGAAAACAGTTATTTTTGGGGTGTATTGAAAGAAGTAATAGATGATTTTGCTAAAATGCATCCTGAAAACTCGGTAAGAAAAGGGTTTGTTGCAGAATTAAATAAAGTAATGGACATTCATACTAAAGTTATGAATGTTATAAATCACTATGTTTTATCTTTTTCAACTCAATCCGATTCCTTATCCATGTGGAATTATTATGGGAAAAATGATGGTTATTGTTTAGGTTTTTCTAAAAATGAAATAATAGAAGTAATGAATAAATTAAACGATGATAAGAATGTAGACTTAGTTTTAACAGCGCAAGTTATTTATGATAAAGAGGTTCAAGTTAACATTTTACGTAACGAATTAGAGAATGTGTATAAATGGTTTTTAGAAAATAAAGACAATAATCAATGGAAAGATATTAATAATCGAGCTTTTTCCAGAGGAATTGCAAGCTATGCAATAGAACGCTTCGCTACCTATGCTTCATTTTTTAAGCATCCTGCATTTAGAGACGAAGGTGAATTCCGCGTTTATATTCGTCAAACAATGTTTGATAATCCTGCGAATTACCGTCCATATCAAGGAATCATAATTCCTTATATCAAAGTGAATATCAAGAAAAATAATGAAGAAATACCTTTAGAATCGATTAACGTAGGGCCTTTAATCAAACATGACCTTGCAGTAGAAGGACTTGAGCGGTGGCTCAGTACTCAATCTTTGACAAAGCCTATCGATGAAATTAAGTTGACTCAATCTAATATTCCTATCCGATTTTGAGTTTCTACAGACTGCAGCTAATCTGGATTTGCAGCTGCCTAAAGAGGAGAATAGGGTGAAAAAGCAATCAGAAGGATACCGTTTCAGAAAATCACAGATAAGCTAATCGGCAAGAAGATGGATCTATCGGATCTGCTCATAACTATCCCTGTGATAGAAATATCAAAAGACAGGAGCCATTACGATGGATTATTTTATTGATTCTGTGCAGGCGTCTACCCGTATGCTGGGGGGATTCCTGCCATCCATAGTGGATAATGGCCAGAACGTGCGAGAACAGCAAGTGCTGCAGCAGATCTTGAATACGGTGCGTTTATTTTATGCCTCCGCGCCAGAGCAGCTGCAGATTATAGGCGAACCGGCGATGGATGATCAGGATATGCTGGTCCCCTATGAATGGTGGGTGCGTTCTGGATCGACGGGTACCTAGATCGGATTTACCGTACAATGCTGCCGGTATTCCGTACATCGGAACCATCCAGAAAAGGAAACCGGCAGACCGCTCATCACCCGGGAGCGGGTGCTGCAAACGATCCGGATCTCGCGGGAGCGTGGTACGCTGCCGATGATCTCTTTCTTCCAGCCGCCGGATGAGCAGCGAAGAACAGAGGCTCATAAAACCGATCAGTACTGGACCTTTATACCGGCTGCTGAGCTGCTGCTGTATATGGATACCGAAAAGATCGATACGCTGCAGCATTCGCATCGATTGGGCGCAGTCACCATGTTTGATCTGGTTTGTCCGTTCTTCCCGGAGACCTGGGACTTGCCCGTTACCGAGATGTTGTACCGGGCGTATACCATTTTTATGGGCAAGGAAAGTGAACCGGCAATTATGCCTGCTTACGACCTGATTCCGGAGCAACAGATCCGGAGGGAACTTCCCGAGGATATCCAGGAAGCGCGCCAAGTAGAGAAGTTAAAGTACCCGGCACTTCTTTGGATCAGCGAGGTTCAAGAATACCCTTTATACCGCACAGATAACCGGATCAGTACGATTTTGCGTGAAGACTATCATCAGCGTCTGCAGATGAAGGAAAGGGACTCTGAATCGATATAGTAGCGGTTTGATGCAGAGCACAGAAAGGAGAAACCTATGCCAACATCAAGTCCGGAAGAACGATTCGCCCGGCTGCTGCAGCTGAAGCAGAAAAGCCAGCAGATGCAGCAGGAACTCCTGCAGGACCCGATTGTCGCCGAATTCATGCAAAAACATCCTGGTCTACCGAACACGGTCCTGCAAAGCAGCCTGCCGAAGATCCTGGAATACCGGAATAACCGGCGACACTGCGAGCAGTGTCCGGGGCTGGACCACTGCCCGCTCGATCTGCCCGGACATTACACACATCTGGAAGTGGTCCACCTGGCCGGAGACACCCGGCTGGAAGACCGGCGGGTACGCTGCAGGCACCAGCGTGTCCTGGAACATCAGCAGCAGATCCGCCGGAACATCCTGAGCTACCATGATGACCGGGAGGCAGTAGAGCGGGGATATGATGTGCAGGAAATCGCTTCCCGCGAGAAAGAGCGGACGCCTGCGGTCCGGCGAGTGCTGCAGTATCTCCAGCAGGTGACCCATACGCAGAAGCTGCCGAAAAAGGGACTGTACCTGCAGGGCGGCTTCGGCACCGGTAAAACCTATTTGCTGGGCTTCTTGCTGCATGAGCTGGCCAAACTGGGACATACCGGCATCATTGTGTATCTTCCGGAATTTGTGGAAGATATGAAGCTGCTCATGAACGACTCAAACAAGCTGCAAACGGCCATGAAGCTGCTGAAAGAAACGGATCTTTTGGTACTGGATGATATCGGGGCGGAGAACCTGAACCCCTGGGTGCGGGATCATATCCTGGGCACCATCCTGAACGATCGGATGGACAAAAAACCAACCTTTTACACATCCAACTATGCACTGGCTGATCTGCAGACACACTTGAGTTTTACGCATAAAGACGGCGACGATCATTTCAAAGCCGAACGGCTGATGAACCGGATTGCTCCCTATATCGAAGTCATCCACGTGACCGGCGCCAACCAGCGGCCGATGCACTCAATGAAGAATAAAGAGGGATGATCTGCAGGCAGGTACGCTGCAGATCCGTATCGATCAAAAAGGAGATGGACCATGCGGAATGTAGAGGAGCAGCTGCAGAAGCTTCAGCAGAAATACCATCAGCTGCAAAGTGATTATGCGAATCTGATGGAAGAAAAGACCTGGATGGAAGAACGCTATGATCGTTTGTGCCAGAATGAAGAGCATACAAAGCGGCAGATGCTGAACGTTATGAACGAAAATGCTTCTCTTCGTGCAGAAGTAAGGGGGCTTCGGGAACAGCTGGAAAAACAATGGCCCGCCCGAAGACAGAGAGAGGCGGAAACCGAGTTGATCCGTGCAGCCAAAGCGATTGTCGCGTTGGCGGAGGAAGCGTCTTCTTCGTCGTTGAAGCGGTCGGCAGCTCCTGTACAGCAGCTGTCGCTGCAGCTTTCCAGCGAGTAAT
The DNA window shown above is from Paenibacillus bovis and carries:
- a CDS encoding tyrosine-type recombinase/integrase gives rise to the protein MDNLISFPGTSPGPIAAPAHSDVRSREEWLQRLTKEMERRQRDSKTIRAYMGLWEQFIEFVEAKPGGEQGFYPLLMTETAVQEYFLYLREMRRSPSTMNKAKAALKMALSILAAEEFEAPLLKNPLQYVKIPTQPVSSPRELSDRQRYILKSLVEREGTPRGAAIFALGYHVGARISDVAHLRLDEVYNRVRTTELNLGYKNEKKRLVPISSQARNALQFYIYRQEPGCRSQSKFAETSPFVFVSQRAEQMTEAGIHHWFTTLKRSAPVDWYHEIEDVTFHDLRHDFAHRMRNDKGWSLEELAYYLGHTTKSGNLSIQTTVRYTMPTQEAFRKRMDQLD
- a CDS encoding DUF2971 domain-containing protein translates to MPEEDVILDRMHEVFNEDLGEHQLINENFDNLYHYTSIQGLEGIVTYGCFWVTHVKFMNDSSENSYFWGVLKEVIDDFAKMHPENSVRKGFVAELNKVMDIHTKVMNVINHYVLSFSTQSDSLSMWNYYGKNDGYCLGFSKNEIIEVMNKLNDDKNVDLVLTAQVIYDKEVQVNILRNELENVYKWFLENKDNNQWKDINNRAFSRGIASYAIERFATYASFFKHPAFRDEGEFRVYIRQTMFDNPANYRPYQGIIIPYIKVNIKKNNEEIPLESINVGPLIKHDLAVEGLERWLSTQSLTKPIDEIKLTQSNIPIRF
- the zapE gene encoding AFG1/ZapE family ATPase yields the protein MPTSSPEERFARLLQLKQKSQQMQQELLQDPIVAEFMQKHPGLPNTVLQSSLPKILEYRNNRRHCEQCPGLDHCPLDLPGHYTHLEVVHLAGDTRLEDRRVRCRHQRVLEHQQQIRRNILSYHDDREAVERGYDVQEIASREKERTPAVRRVLQYLQQVTHTQKLPKKGLYLQGGFGTGKTYLLGFLLHELAKLGHTGIIVYLPEFVEDMKLLMNDSNKLQTAMKLLKETDLLVLDDIGAENLNPWVRDHILGTILNDRMDKKPTFYTSNYALADLQTHLSFTHKDGDDHFKAERLMNRIAPYIEVIHVTGANQRPMHSMKNKEG